From the genome of Phytohabitans rumicis, one region includes:
- a CDS encoding sensor histidine kinase: MSTEYRALLPGSLLAEPDPDAGGVARRTPRDWVVDVLVFVLAVGVALAMAAIGYEEGVDPGRNTLDLLLGLLSCGALWLRRRWPVGVALALSAVGVYAATSIGAAVVGYFTVAVHRRFAVAAAVGAIGFAGGFLFPLLRPEWDSSPLWVDLAWSAFATLLILAWGMFVRARRQLVISLRDRAHRAEAEQQLRVAQARQLERARIAREMHDVLAHRISLLSLHAGALEFRPDAPPDEVARAAGVIRESAHQALQELREVIGVLRDDPADEAPDRPQPTLADLPGLIDESRLAGMRVRLDRQVDDLAAVPAGVGRNAYRIVQEGLTNARKHAYGSTVDVTLSGAAGDGLSVEVRNPWPVGVPLGPEIPGAGTGIVGLTERATLVGGRLEHGRTPSGDFRLWAWLPWPA; encoded by the coding sequence ATGAGTACGGAGTACCGCGCGCTGCTGCCCGGCTCCCTGCTCGCGGAGCCGGACCCGGACGCCGGTGGCGTCGCGCGGCGCACGCCGCGCGACTGGGTCGTGGACGTGCTCGTCTTCGTGCTGGCCGTGGGCGTGGCGCTCGCCATGGCGGCCATCGGCTACGAGGAGGGCGTCGACCCGGGGCGCAACACGCTCGACCTGCTCCTGGGCCTGCTGTCCTGCGGCGCGCTGTGGCTGCGCCGCCGCTGGCCGGTCGGCGTCGCGCTGGCGCTCAGCGCGGTCGGCGTGTACGCGGCGACCAGCATCGGCGCGGCCGTCGTCGGGTACTTCACGGTCGCCGTGCACCGGCGCTTCGCCGTCGCGGCGGCGGTGGGCGCGATCGGGTTCGCCGGTGGCTTCCTCTTCCCGCTCCTGCGGCCGGAGTGGGACAGCAGCCCGCTCTGGGTCGACCTGGCCTGGAGCGCGTTCGCGACGCTGCTGATCCTGGCGTGGGGGATGTTCGTGCGGGCCCGCCGGCAGTTGGTGATCTCGCTGCGCGACCGGGCCCACCGGGCCGAGGCCGAGCAGCAGCTGCGGGTGGCGCAGGCGCGGCAGCTGGAACGGGCCCGGATCGCGCGGGAGATGCACGACGTACTGGCGCACCGCATCTCGCTGCTGAGCCTGCACGCGGGCGCGCTGGAGTTCCGGCCGGACGCGCCGCCCGACGAGGTGGCTCGGGCGGCCGGCGTCATCCGGGAGAGCGCCCACCAGGCCCTGCAGGAGCTGCGCGAGGTGATCGGCGTGCTGCGCGACGACCCCGCCGACGAGGCGCCGGACCGCCCCCAGCCCACCCTCGCCGACCTGCCCGGCCTGATCGACGAGTCCCGCCTGGCCGGCATGCGGGTACGCCTCGACCGCCAGGTCGACGACCTCGCCGCCGTACCGGCCGGGGTGGGGCGCAACGCGTACCGGATCGTGCAGGAAGGACTCACCAACGCCCGCAAACACGCGTACGGTTCCACTGTGGACGTGACACTGTCGGGGGCGGCCGGCGACGGGCTGTCCGTCGAGGTGCGCAACCCGTGGCCGGTCGGCGTGCCGCTCGGCCCGGAGATCCCCGGCGCCGGCACCGGCATCGTCGGGCTGACCGAGCGCGCCACCCTGGTAGGCGGGCGGCTGGAGCACGGCCGTACGCCCTCCGGCGACTTCCGGCTGTGGGCGTGGCTGCCGTGGCCGGCGTGA
- a CDS encoding response regulator transcription factor, translating into MAGVTPVRVLIVDDDALVRAGLAMILGGAPDVEVVGEAADGAEVAAAVRTHTPDVVLMDIRMPKLDGLAATEALRRRTDPPDVIVLTTFHADEYVLRALRAGASGFLLKDTPPAEILRAVRRVAAGEPILSPAVTRQLIAHVSDTGADGRRRRALALLGRLSDREREVAVAVGQGRSNAEISGELYMSVATVKAHVSRVLTKLEFNNRVQVALLAHDAGLT; encoded by the coding sequence GTGGCCGGCGTGACCCCCGTACGCGTCCTGATCGTCGACGACGACGCGCTGGTCCGGGCCGGGCTGGCGATGATCCTCGGCGGTGCCCCGGACGTCGAGGTGGTGGGCGAGGCGGCCGACGGCGCCGAGGTGGCCGCCGCCGTCCGTACGCACACGCCGGACGTGGTGCTCATGGACATCCGCATGCCCAAACTCGACGGGCTGGCCGCCACCGAGGCGCTGCGCCGCCGCACCGACCCGCCCGACGTGATCGTGCTGACCACGTTCCACGCCGACGAGTACGTGCTGCGCGCGCTGCGGGCCGGCGCCAGCGGCTTCCTGCTCAAGGACACGCCGCCCGCCGAGATCCTGCGCGCCGTACGCCGGGTCGCGGCCGGCGAGCCGATCCTGTCCCCGGCGGTGACCCGGCAGCTCATCGCGCACGTCAGCGACACCGGCGCGGACGGCCGCCGCCGGCGCGCGCTCGCCCTGCTCGGCCGGCTCAGCGACCGGGAGCGCGAGGTCGCGGTGGCGGTCGGCCAGGGCCGCTCCAACGCGGAGATCAGCGGCGAGCTCTACATGAGCGTGGCCACCGTGAAGGCGCACGTCTCCCGCGTCCTGACCAAACTGGAGTTCAACAACCGCGTCCAGGTAGCCCTCCTGGCCCACGACGCCGGCCTCACCTGA
- a CDS encoding DUF305 domain-containing protein — MIVTRRGYTIAAAVAVALAGVIVAVALRSSDPDRPAASPTATASPTGSPIPVIMPGRPGESASTVPSDQVKAPDGSRYNTLDTWFVRMMIPHHQQALEMAALAPTRAKHPQIRAIADRITAAQGPEVRFFRTWLQQRGLGEKSDEGGHDHGAMKGMQPPEAIRGLAGLTGDAFDKMFVDMMAAHHEGAITMCTDVLRVGVDQRIQELATGIAAEQQAEINRLREIPL; from the coding sequence ATGATCGTGACGCGCCGCGGATATACGATCGCTGCCGCCGTGGCGGTCGCGCTGGCCGGCGTGATCGTCGCCGTGGCGCTGCGATCGTCCGATCCGGACCGTCCGGCCGCGAGCCCGACCGCGACCGCCTCCCCCACCGGTTCGCCGATCCCGGTCATCATGCCGGGCCGGCCCGGCGAGTCCGCGTCCACTGTGCCGTCCGACCAGGTCAAGGCGCCGGACGGCTCCCGCTACAACACGCTGGACACGTGGTTCGTCCGGATGATGATCCCGCACCACCAGCAGGCCCTGGAGATGGCCGCGCTCGCGCCGACCCGGGCCAAGCACCCGCAGATCCGCGCGATCGCCGACCGGATCACCGCCGCCCAGGGCCCCGAGGTGCGGTTCTTCCGCACCTGGCTGCAGCAGCGCGGCCTCGGCGAGAAGTCCGACGAGGGCGGCCACGACCACGGCGCCATGAAGGGCATGCAGCCGCCGGAGGCGATCCGCGGCCTCGCCGGCCTGACCGGCGACGCGTTCGACAAGATGTTCGTGGACATGATGGCCGCCCACCACGAGGGCGCCATCACCATGTGCACCGACGTGCTGCGGGTCGGCGTCGACCAGCGGATCCAGGAGCTGGCCACCGGCATCGCGGCCGAGCAGCAGGCCGAGATCAACCGGCTCCGCGAGATCCCGCTCTAG
- a CDS encoding LVIVD repeat-containing protein, with translation MTRPTPQGLRRLRVVAVASVALLLTGAVAATPSSAQAPTAAEIPGVDEIVSSDNIRQLVNVPQPGPLAGAITSDIAFQGKYAYQGNYNGFAIYDLSRPSAPSVVATVFCPGGQNDVSVYNDLLFLSTDSSRSDDSCNSTGQSATIKESWEGIRIFDISDKTNPRYVKSVETNCGSHTHTIVPTKNGRTVYVYVSSYFPSATFPDCLPPHDLISIVKVPVKSPTDAAVVATPNLFPGDTGNGPGTTSSNTTGCHDITAYPSKDIAAGACMGDGILLDISKPEAPRVINRVRDLENFSFWHSATFNNSGTKVIFTDELGGGVGAECTAAIGPTKGADAIYDIKGWGDRRRLEFKSYFKIPRVNADTENCVAHNGSLIPVPGRDIMVQAWYQGGISVWDFTNSSRPKEIAWWERGPLSATTLTLGGSWSAYYYNGYIYSSDIVKGLDVLQVRDWRLFGAEFNRFHRLNAQSQTRY, from the coding sequence ATGACAAGACCGACCCCACAAGGGTTACGACGGCTGCGCGTCGTGGCCGTGGCATCGGTGGCACTCCTGCTCACCGGTGCCGTGGCCGCCACACCGAGCAGCGCCCAAGCGCCGACCGCCGCCGAGATCCCCGGCGTCGACGAGATCGTCAGCAGCGACAACATCCGCCAGCTCGTCAACGTGCCGCAGCCCGGCCCGCTGGCGGGCGCCATCACCTCGGACATCGCCTTCCAGGGGAAGTACGCGTACCAGGGCAACTACAACGGGTTCGCGATCTACGACCTCAGCAGGCCGAGCGCGCCGAGCGTGGTCGCCACGGTGTTCTGCCCGGGCGGCCAGAACGACGTCTCGGTCTACAACGACCTGCTCTTCCTGTCCACCGACTCCTCCCGCAGCGACGACTCGTGCAACAGCACGGGCCAGTCGGCCACGATCAAGGAGTCGTGGGAGGGCATCAGGATCTTCGACATCAGCGACAAGACCAACCCGCGGTACGTCAAGTCCGTCGAGACCAACTGCGGCTCGCACACCCACACGATCGTGCCGACCAAGAACGGCCGCACCGTGTACGTGTACGTGTCGTCGTACTTCCCGTCGGCGACGTTCCCGGACTGCCTGCCGCCGCACGACCTGATCTCGATCGTCAAGGTGCCGGTCAAGTCGCCGACCGACGCCGCCGTGGTGGCCACGCCCAACCTGTTCCCGGGTGACACCGGCAACGGGCCGGGCACCACCAGCAGCAACACGACCGGCTGCCACGACATCACCGCGTACCCGTCGAAGGACATCGCGGCCGGCGCGTGCATGGGTGACGGCATCCTGCTGGACATCTCCAAGCCGGAAGCGCCCAGGGTGATCAACCGGGTGCGCGACCTGGAGAACTTCTCGTTCTGGCACTCGGCCACGTTCAACAACTCCGGCACCAAGGTCATCTTCACCGATGAGCTGGGTGGCGGCGTGGGTGCGGAGTGCACCGCGGCCATCGGGCCCACCAAGGGCGCCGACGCGATCTACGACATCAAGGGCTGGGGCGACCGCCGCCGGCTCGAGTTCAAGAGCTACTTCAAGATCCCGCGGGTGAACGCGGACACCGAGAACTGCGTGGCCCACAACGGTTCGCTGATCCCGGTGCCCGGCCGCGACATCATGGTCCAGGCGTGGTACCAGGGCGGCATCTCGGTCTGGGACTTCACCAACTCGTCCCGGCCCAAGGAAATCGCGTGGTGGGAGCGGGGTCCGCTGTCGGCGACCACGTTGACGCTCGGCGGATCGTGGTCGGCGTACTACTACAACGGCTACATCTACTCCAGCGACATCGTGAAGGGCCTCGACGTCCTGCAGGTGCGGGACTGGCGGCTCTTCGGCGCCGAGTTCAACAGGTTCCACCGGCTCAACGCGCAGTCGCAGACGCGCTACTGA
- a CDS encoding lytic polysaccharide monooxygenase auxiliary activity family 9 protein, which produces MLVAAALVGSGIPLLIKPTPALAHGAFVSPPTRTYTCYLDGKANGNGDLNPTIPACVDAVAQGGKQPLWDFYAILQSNAAGQHRTIIPDGQLCGGGTTKYAAYNAARADWPVTQLQSGATMTFRYNAWAPHPGTWYQYITRDGFDPTQPLRWSDLDATPFDQVTNPPLGSGTSGAEYSWTARLPNKTGRHIIYSIWQRSDSPEAFYNCVDVQFGGTTPTTPPTTPPTTPPTTAPTTPPTTPPTTAPTSGPATCTATVRTVSQWSGGFQGEVTVRNNSTAAVNPWTATWTMPAGATINSGWNATVTQSGTTVTAAAPSWSTSLAAGASATIGFVSSGSPGPTGVRLNNAVCT; this is translated from the coding sequence GTGCTTGTCGCCGCCGCGCTGGTGGGTAGCGGGATCCCGCTGCTCATCAAACCCACCCCCGCGCTGGCGCACGGCGCGTTCGTGTCTCCGCCCACCCGCACGTACACGTGCTATCTGGACGGTAAGGCGAACGGCAACGGCGACCTCAATCCGACCATTCCGGCCTGTGTGGACGCCGTGGCCCAGGGCGGCAAGCAGCCGCTGTGGGACTTCTACGCCATCCTCCAGAGCAACGCCGCAGGCCAGCACCGGACGATCATCCCGGACGGCCAGCTCTGCGGCGGCGGCACCACGAAGTACGCGGCCTACAACGCGGCGCGGGCCGACTGGCCGGTCACCCAGCTCCAGTCCGGCGCCACGATGACGTTCCGCTACAACGCGTGGGCGCCGCACCCGGGCACCTGGTACCAGTACATCACCCGGGACGGGTTCGACCCGACCCAGCCGCTGCGCTGGTCCGACCTGGACGCCACGCCCTTCGACCAGGTCACCAACCCGCCGCTGGGCAGCGGGACGTCGGGCGCCGAGTACTCCTGGACCGCCCGGCTGCCCAACAAGACGGGCCGCCACATCATCTACTCGATCTGGCAGCGCTCGGACAGCCCAGAGGCGTTTTACAACTGCGTCGACGTGCAGTTCGGTGGGACGACGCCGACCACCCCGCCGACGACCCCGCCCACGACGCCTCCCACCACTGCGCCGACGACGCCACCCACCACGCCGCCCACCACCGCGCCCACGAGCGGCCCGGCCACGTGTACGGCGACGGTGCGCACCGTGAGCCAGTGGAGCGGCGGCTTCCAGGGCGAGGTGACCGTCCGCAACAACAGCACCGCCGCGGTCAACCCGTGGACGGCCACGTGGACCATGCCGGCCGGCGCGACGATCAACAGCGGCTGGAACGCCACGGTCACCCAGAGCGGCACCACGGTGACCGCCGCGGCGCCGAGCTGGAGTACCAGCCTGGCAGCCGGTGCGTCGGCGACCATCGGCTTCGTCAGCAGCGGCTCCCCCGGCCCCACAGGCGTACGCCTAAACAACGCTGTCTGCACCTAG
- a CDS encoding type II toxin-antitoxin system PemK/MazF family toxin, with translation MNRGEVWTIGDRADLRYRVVVLSGDTHNERPNAAPYCAPVVRQRGTTDLPPFAVPLSETDPVSGVVVVNRMRRLPAAAGAERLGMITGASLARLDSALRDLFELT, from the coding sequence GTGAACCGCGGCGAGGTCTGGACCATCGGCGACCGGGCCGACCTGCGCTACCGGGTCGTCGTGCTCTCCGGCGATACGCACAACGAACGCCCCAACGCCGCGCCGTACTGCGCGCCCGTGGTCCGGCAGCGGGGCACCACGGACCTGCCACCGTTCGCGGTGCCGCTGTCCGAGACCGACCCGGTGTCCGGCGTCGTGGTGGTCAACCGGATGCGCCGCCTGCCGGCGGCCGCCGGCGCCGAACGGCTCGGCATGATCACCGGCGCCAGCCTGGCCCGGCTCGACTCGGCCCTGCGCGACCTGTTCGAGCTGACCTAG
- a CDS encoding FadR/GntR family transcriptional regulator → MTHPRRGASENQRALQEAIKDLIVRRGLAPGSLLPTESELMAELSVSRHPLREAIKALQALGIVDIRHGLGTYVGTPSFSPLEAGLTFHSHLSLHGDLRDIGDLVQIREVLETGLVRQVLAQIDDADIDTLENAVSTMEREAAQGHYSPEADWLFHKTLYQPLRNDLISDLLRVFWSVFDKVNAQLPRTEDKPEAAAAAHRAILTALRGGDPEVLAAAMADHFTDIRERISRVPRR, encoded by the coding sequence ATGACCCACCCGCGGCGGGGAGCCAGCGAAAACCAGCGGGCGCTGCAAGAAGCGATCAAGGACCTGATCGTCCGGCGCGGACTGGCTCCTGGCTCCCTGCTGCCCACCGAGAGCGAGCTGATGGCCGAGCTGTCGGTCAGCCGGCACCCGCTGCGCGAGGCGATCAAGGCGCTGCAGGCGCTCGGCATCGTGGACATCCGCCACGGTCTCGGCACGTACGTCGGCACCCCCTCGTTCTCGCCGCTCGAAGCCGGCCTGACCTTCCACAGCCACCTGTCCCTGCACGGTGACCTGCGCGACATCGGCGACCTGGTGCAGATCCGCGAGGTGCTGGAGACCGGCCTGGTACGCCAGGTGCTGGCCCAGATCGACGACGCCGACATCGACACGCTGGAAAACGCCGTGTCCACGATGGAACGGGAGGCCGCCCAGGGGCACTACTCCCCGGAAGCGGACTGGCTCTTCCACAAGACGCTCTACCAGCCGCTGCGCAACGACCTGATCAGCGACCTGCTGCGGGTCTTCTGGAGCGTCTTCGACAAGGTCAACGCGCAGCTCCCGCGTACCGAAGACAAGCCGGAAGCGGCGGCGGCCGCGCACCGGGCGATCCTGACCGCGCTGCGCGGCGGCGACCCCGAAGTGCTCGCCGCGGCGATGGCCGACCACTTCACCGACATCCGCGAGCGGATCTCGCGCGTGCCCCGCCGCTAG